A genome region from Hordeum vulgare subsp. vulgare chloroplast, complete genome includes the following:
- the atpH gene encoding ATP synthase CF0 C subunit (ATP synthase CF0 C chain), which translates to MNPLIAAASVIAAGLAVGLASIGPGVGQGTAAGQAVEGIARQPEAEGKIRGTLLLSLAFMEALTIYGLVVALALLFANPFV; encoded by the coding sequence ATGAATCCACTAATTGCTGCTGCTTCTGTTATTGCTGCTGGATTGGCCGTAGGGCTTGCTTCTATTGGACCTGGAGTTGGTCAAGGTACTGCTGCAGGACAAGCTGTAGAAGGTATTGCGAGACAGCCAGAAGCAGAAGGTAAAATACGAGGTACTTTATTGCTTAGTCTAGCTTTTATGGAAGCTTTAACAATTTATGGACTAGTTGTGGCACTAGCGCTTTTATTTGCGAACCCTTTTGTTTAA
- the atpF gene encoding ATP synthase CF0 B subunit, translating to MKNVTHSFVFLAHWPSAGSFGLNTDILATNLINLTVVVGVLIFFGKGVLKDLLDNRKQRILSTIRNSEELRRGTIEQLEKARIRLQKVELEADEYRMNGYSEIEREKANLINATSISLEQLEKSKNETLYFEKQRAMNQVRQRVFQQAVQGALGTLNSCLNTELHFRTIRANIGILGSLEWKR from the exons ATGAAAAATGTAACCCATTCTTTCGTTTTTTTAGCTCACTGGCCATCCGCTGGCAGTTTCGGGCTTAATACCGATATTTTAGCAACAAATCTAATAAATCTAACTGTAGTGGTTGGTGTTTTGATTTTTTTTGGAAAGGGAGTG TTAAAAGATTTATTAGATAATCGAAAACAGAGGATCTTGAGTACTATTCGAAATTCAGAAGAATTGCGTAGAGGGACCATTGAGCAACTCGAAAAAGCTCGGATTCGATTACAGAAAGTCGAACTAGAAGCGGATGAGTATCGAATGAATGGATACTCTGAGATAGAACGAGAAAAAGCAAATTTGATTAATGCTACTTCTATTAGTTTGGAACAATTAGAAAAGTCTAAAAACGAAACCCTTTATTTTGAAAAACAAAGGGCAATGAATCAGGTCCGACAGCGGGTTTTCCAACAGGCCGTACAAGGAGCTCTAGGAACTCTGAATAGTTGTTTGAATACCGAGTTACATTTCCGTACGATTCGTGCTAATATTGGCATTCTCGGGTCCCTGGAATGGAAGAGATAA